The following are from one region of the Simiduia agarivorans SA1 = DSM 21679 genome:
- the lpxK gene encoding tetraacyldisaccharide 4'-kinase has protein sequence MRAFAEAGWYGKDKRWWLLWPLLAPLTLLFIALARVSKWRTQAHSKPLAKPVLVVGNITVGGTGKTPLMVSLVKGLQARGWNPGIVSRGYGARPDAFPYRVTLDSPVFEAGDEPLMLARATGVPLVIDPDRRRAAVQLCEETRCDVILSDDGLQHYRLWRDAEICVLDAGRGIGNGWRLPFGPLRESARRLSQVDWVVLNGTPAQDLTGVKDRAPLQSMQVVPTALVNLATGETRSLSALAEGQWQAICGIGNPGRFFDSLGALDCRFHAEVFADHHAFAPADFSGLNPALPVVMTEKDAVKCRAFAKAHWWYLAIEAQVDSAWLDAVSDRLRNAR, from the coding sequence GTGCGGGCATTTGCCGAAGCCGGTTGGTACGGCAAAGACAAACGTTGGTGGCTGCTGTGGCCGTTGCTGGCGCCGCTGACCTTGTTATTCATCGCCTTGGCGCGCGTCAGCAAGTGGCGCACGCAGGCCCACAGTAAACCGCTGGCAAAGCCTGTGTTGGTGGTGGGTAATATCACCGTGGGCGGTACCGGTAAAACCCCACTCATGGTCAGTCTGGTCAAAGGGCTGCAGGCCCGTGGCTGGAACCCTGGCATTGTCAGCCGGGGTTATGGCGCCAGACCGGATGCGTTTCCCTACCGTGTTACCCTTGATTCTCCCGTGTTTGAAGCAGGCGATGAGCCGCTGATGCTGGCCCGGGCCACCGGTGTGCCTCTGGTGATCGATCCCGATCGCCGACGTGCGGCAGTGCAATTGTGCGAAGAGACACGCTGTGATGTCATTCTCTCTGATGATGGTCTGCAGCATTACCGCTTGTGGCGCGATGCTGAGATCTGTGTGTTGGATGCCGGTCGCGGTATTGGTAACGGCTGGCGCCTGCCCTTCGGGCCGCTGCGGGAATCTGCGCGCAGGCTTTCGCAGGTAGACTGGGTGGTGCTCAATGGCACGCCAGCGCAGGATCTTACCGGCGTGAAAGACAGAGCTCCCTTGCAGTCAATGCAGGTTGTACCGACAGCGCTGGTGAACCTTGCCACAGGTGAAACCCGGTCTTTGTCGGCGCTGGCCGAAGGCCAATGGCAGGCCATTTGTGGCATCGGTAACCCCGGCCGTTTTTTTGACAGCTTGGGTGCACTCGATTGCCGGTTTCACGCTGAGGTTTTTGCCGATCACCACGCATTTGCGCCGGCTGATTTTTCCGGACTGAATCCGGCGTTGCCGGTCGTGATGACAGAGAAAGATGCGGTAAAATGCCGCGCTTTTGCCAAAGCCCATTGGTGGTATCTGGCCATCGAGGCGCAGGTAGACAGTGCCTGGCTGGATGCGGTGAGCGACCGGCTGCGCAACGCGCGCTGA
- a CDS encoding 16S rRNA (uracil(1498)-N(3))-methyltransferase, whose protein sequence is MNLLLLTADQFLNDDTAQVSGRQARHIVEIHRAELGQRLRVGRVNGCHGQGIVTNISADCVTLSHISLDQPPPTALPLTLLLAMPRPKMLRRLLQTVATMGVKKLVLHNAARVEKSFWQTPFLQPASVHEQFVLGLEQARDTVMPELVVEKRFRPFVEDRLPDFLEKDTRALVAHPYDAIPCPVGLPGNQPVALAIGPEGGYVPFEIDLLKAQGFSAVSLGERILRVETAVPVALARLFN, encoded by the coding sequence ATGAACCTGCTGCTACTCACAGCTGACCAATTTCTGAACGATGACACCGCACAGGTAAGCGGTCGTCAGGCAAGGCACATTGTTGAGATTCATCGGGCCGAGTTGGGCCAACGCTTACGCGTGGGCCGTGTGAATGGATGCCATGGACAAGGCATTGTTACAAACATCAGTGCAGACTGCGTCACGCTGTCACACATCAGTCTCGACCAACCCCCGCCCACGGCCTTGCCTCTCACCTTATTGCTGGCCATGCCACGACCGAAAATGCTGCGCCGGCTGCTGCAAACCGTGGCCACCATGGGGGTAAAAAAACTGGTTCTGCACAATGCCGCGCGCGTGGAAAAAAGCTTCTGGCAAACTCCGTTTTTGCAGCCCGCGTCTGTACACGAGCAATTTGTACTGGGCCTGGAACAGGCGCGGGACACGGTGATGCCGGAACTGGTGGTAGAAAAACGCTTCCGGCCGTTTGTGGAAGATCGGTTACCCGACTTTTTGGAGAAGGATACCCGCGCATTGGTGGCGCACCCTTATGATGCCATCCCCTGCCCCGTTGGCTTGCCGGGCAATCAACCGGTGGCACTGGCCATTGGACCGGAAGGTGGATATGTTCCGTTCGAAATTGATTTATTGAAAGCCCAGGGCTTCTCGGCGGTCAGCCTGGGCGAACGGATATTAAGAGTGGAAACGGCGGTACCCGTGGCACTGGCCCGTCTATTTAATTAA
- a CDS encoding DNA internalization-related competence protein ComEC/Rec2, protein MRWVFLAANGLALSFISWSQLPTTVQWLGLLLVPGFAAVRWPALRPAAGVLAVTLAVLWLQGIRLQSAQLPHPCDEVELQMTFQVERLLSRENLPHVQGIRFDAIPISSAHHSVCGSLAFAGRRVRMGWWHASLPDLQVGEVWRANVTLKRPRGQRNWYADDYQLWLLREGIYANGKVATAQKLDGENRPSLRARWQAMLLDQLPLDQAAILIALSTGDRLWLSDALSEALIHSGTAHLLAISGLHIGLAAMLGFWFGRLFFAGWVLCLPRIWRSEFNQIHAARCCAVLAAAAYCWFGGAGVSTQRALMMLCLYFIVQLCSRQWRALDVCLVAMWVLLLVNPLEASAPGFYLSFFAVFCLLSAAPAGRGAWQKWVALLRLQVWLVFAMLPLSLWFFSGFSLVSWLANIVAVPWVSLITVPATLISVVLHLLGSDAHIFTLWIAASSVQFFLDFLALLSKGMTWFGLPQWHALPLSPWTLFLGAVCLLGWVAPLPARIKWLGVGVSVVFLSWSWQQEIRLADGRERILVFDVGQGLSVLVESGGQRLLYDTGPPFGRRTSAMARIMLPFFYRSAVTGLDYTVVSHADLDHAGGVADLRALGPSVMHWIAGEPIDGLSATGCEQPRTLPFGQRGQLRFIAAGRTQEGNDSSCVIEVRLSWAYLLLTGDISVARELMLSRRLSPYRPAYVMAGHHGSQTSSSFGLLSRFAGAQFIISAGYQNSYGHPHPAVVQRAQALGLQPVNTADAGAIIYQPDGAGGVDVIRLREASPRFWQ, encoded by the coding sequence ATGCGCTGGGTTTTTCTCGCTGCCAATGGCTTGGCACTCTCGTTTATTTCCTGGTCACAGTTGCCCACCACCGTGCAGTGGCTGGGGTTGTTACTGGTGCCCGGTTTTGCCGCCGTGCGTTGGCCGGCCTTGCGCCCAGCCGCCGGCGTATTGGCGGTAACCCTGGCAGTGCTCTGGTTGCAGGGCATCCGATTGCAATCCGCGCAGTTACCGCATCCGTGTGATGAGGTGGAGCTGCAGATGACCTTTCAGGTTGAGCGACTGCTATCGCGCGAAAATCTGCCCCATGTGCAGGGTATCCGTTTTGATGCGATACCAATCAGCAGTGCACATCATTCGGTGTGCGGGTCTTTGGCATTTGCCGGGCGTCGTGTGCGAATGGGCTGGTGGCATGCATCGCTGCCCGACCTTCAGGTAGGTGAAGTCTGGCGTGCGAATGTGACACTCAAACGCCCGCGCGGGCAACGCAACTGGTATGCCGATGATTATCAGTTGTGGCTTTTGCGCGAAGGCATCTACGCGAACGGCAAAGTCGCCACCGCCCAAAAGCTTGATGGCGAAAACCGGCCATCCTTGCGCGCGCGTTGGCAGGCGATGTTACTCGATCAGCTGCCGCTGGATCAGGCGGCCATTCTCATTGCGCTCAGCACCGGCGACAGGCTTTGGCTCAGCGATGCATTGAGCGAAGCGTTGATTCATTCGGGCACTGCCCATTTGCTCGCCATCAGCGGTCTTCATATCGGGCTGGCAGCCATGCTGGGCTTTTGGTTTGGTCGGCTTTTTTTTGCTGGCTGGGTTCTTTGTTTGCCGCGGATTTGGCGCAGTGAATTCAACCAGATTCATGCCGCGCGTTGCTGTGCAGTGTTGGCCGCCGCAGCCTATTGCTGGTTTGGTGGTGCAGGCGTATCGACGCAGCGCGCGTTAATGATGTTGTGCCTGTATTTTATCGTGCAGCTGTGTTCGCGACAGTGGCGGGCATTGGATGTTTGTCTGGTTGCCATGTGGGTCTTGCTGCTGGTCAACCCGCTCGAGGCCAGTGCGCCGGGTTTTTATCTCTCGTTTTTTGCCGTGTTCTGTTTGTTGTCTGCGGCTCCTGCAGGGCGCGGTGCGTGGCAAAAATGGGTTGCGCTATTGCGATTGCAAGTGTGGTTAGTGTTCGCCATGTTGCCACTGTCATTGTGGTTTTTTTCGGGTTTCAGTTTAGTCAGCTGGCTGGCTAACATTGTCGCCGTACCCTGGGTTTCATTGATTACTGTGCCGGCCACTTTGATCAGTGTTGTGTTGCACTTGTTGGGTTCTGATGCTCACATTTTTACGCTCTGGATAGCAGCCAGCAGTGTGCAGTTTTTTTTGGATTTTCTGGCGCTTCTCAGTAAGGGGATGACCTGGTTTGGGTTGCCGCAATGGCACGCGTTGCCGCTATCGCCCTGGACATTGTTTTTGGGGGCGGTGTGTTTGTTGGGGTGGGTAGCCCCGCTACCTGCGCGGATAAAATGGCTGGGTGTTGGTGTTTCTGTTGTTTTCCTCAGCTGGAGTTGGCAGCAAGAGATCCGCTTGGCCGATGGGCGTGAGCGCATTCTGGTGTTCGATGTCGGGCAGGGGCTGAGTGTGCTGGTGGAGTCGGGTGGTCAACGCCTGCTGTATGACACCGGTCCGCCCTTCGGTCGCCGCACCTCGGCCATGGCCCGTATTATGTTGCCGTTTTTTTATCGCAGCGCCGTAACCGGGTTGGATTACACCGTGGTCAGTCATGCGGACCTGGATCACGCGGGCGGCGTGGCTGATTTGCGTGCATTGGGTCCGTCGGTAATGCATTGGATCGCCGGGGAGCCAATAGACGGATTGAGTGCAACAGGTTGCGAGCAGCCGCGCACTTTGCCTTTCGGGCAGCGTGGCCAACTGCGTTTCATTGCCGCCGGCCGCACCCAGGAAGGCAATGACAGTTCCTGCGTGATCGAGGTGCGTTTGTCCTGGGCGTACTTACTGCTGACCGGCGATATTTCAGTGGCGCGCGAATTGATGCTCAGCCGGCGCCTGTCGCCCTACAGGCCTGCCTATGTAATGGCAGGGCATCACGGCAGCCAGACGTCCTCGAGCTTTGGTCTGTTGAGTCGTTTTGCCGGTGCCCAATTTATCATCAGCGCGGGCTACCAGAACAGTTACGGTCATCCGCATCCCGCTGTTGTGCAGCGTGCGCAGGCGTTGGGTTTGCAGCCAGTCAACACAGCAGATGCGGGCGCCATTATCTACCAGCCTGACGGGGCCGGTGGGGTGGACGTCATCCGGTTGCGTGAAGCCTCGCCCAGGTTTTGGCAATAG
- a CDS encoding ExbD/TolR family protein, producing MSGAVQFRRSKREEESVNLTPLIDVVFLLLIFFMVSTTFTKETHLSVDLPEAKGEAGPAPETTYEILIHPDGSYALNGESLVDKKIATLLRALQANPVDAANTPLIITADANAPHQAVITAMDAAGQSGFVNLSLTTRRPEGQAE from the coding sequence GTGAGTGGTGCCGTTCAGTTCCGGCGCAGTAAGCGCGAAGAGGAGTCGGTTAATCTCACGCCGCTGATCGACGTGGTGTTCCTGCTGCTGATTTTTTTCATGGTGTCTACCACTTTCACCAAAGAAACCCACTTGTCGGTGGACTTGCCCGAGGCCAAAGGTGAAGCCGGGCCTGCACCGGAGACCACCTATGAAATCCTGATCCATCCCGATGGCAGCTATGCGCTCAATGGTGAATCGCTGGTAGATAAAAAGATCGCCACCTTATTGCGCGCATTGCAGGCTAACCCCGTGGATGCGGCCAACACACCCTTGATTATCACCGCCGATGCCAACGCGCCGCATCAGGCTGTGATCACCGCCATGGATGCCGCCGGTCAGTCGGGCTTCGTGAATTTAAGCCTTACCACGCGCCGGCCGGAAGGTCAGGCAGAGTAA
- a CDS encoding MotA/TolQ/ExbB proton channel family protein produces MLEIIQAGGWLMVPIILCSMAVVGIALERFWTLNPAKIAPRHLLAQVWGWIKNNQLDAQRLKELKQGSELGKILAAGLSNSRHGRDVMKDSIQEAASEVIHSLEQYLGALGTIAAVAPLLGLLGTVIGMIKVFTTITLQGTGNAGALAGGISEALVTTAAGLCVAIPAMVAHRYFTRKVDSIVVIMEQESIKLVDALHSDRRVEGKGN; encoded by the coding sequence GTGTTAGAAATAATCCAGGCTGGCGGTTGGTTAATGGTGCCGATCATTCTTTGCTCAATGGCGGTCGTGGGAATTGCGCTGGAACGCTTCTGGACGTTGAACCCGGCCAAAATTGCGCCGCGCCATTTGCTGGCGCAGGTGTGGGGCTGGATAAAGAATAACCAGCTGGACGCGCAGCGCCTGAAAGAGCTGAAGCAGGGCTCAGAGTTGGGCAAAATACTGGCGGCCGGTCTCAGTAATTCCCGTCACGGCCGCGACGTGATGAAGGATTCCATCCAGGAGGCGGCCAGCGAAGTGATCCATTCGCTGGAGCAATACCTGGGCGCCCTGGGCACCATTGCCGCGGTGGCACCGTTGCTGGGCCTGCTCGGTACAGTGATCGGTATGATCAAGGTGTTCACCACCATTACCTTGCAGGGCACCGGCAATGCGGGCGCGCTGGCCGGTGGTATCAGTGAGGCATTGGTGACCACGGCCGCGGGCTTGTGTGTGGCGATTCCGGCCATGGTGGCGCACCGCTACTTCACCCGCAAAGTAGATTCCATTGTGGTGATCATGGAGCAGGAGTCCATCAAGCTGGTGGATGCTTTGCATAGCGACCGTCGCGTGGAAGGGAAGGGCAACTAA
- a CDS encoding TIGR04282 family arsenosugar biosynthesis glycosyltransferase yields MNKSVITPTGGVLQFAKAPVPGRVKTRMQPVLSPAQSQALHEALCQHAATQCSQAGEWRYRLCVTEPGHGFWPETLARYQTWPQAEGDLGHRMAQAIGQALGQGWRWVVVIGSDCPELDRECIRAARDQLAAHDLVLAPAHDGGYALIAMTRPLPVFDGIDWGTEQVLAQTLALADQRGLSVALLPTVSDIDRPEDLPLLGQWPALRQFVR; encoded by the coding sequence ATGAATAAATCTGTCATCACACCCACCGGTGGCGTGCTCCAGTTCGCCAAGGCCCCTGTACCGGGTCGGGTGAAAACACGCATGCAACCTGTATTGAGTCCGGCGCAAAGCCAGGCACTGCACGAGGCTTTGTGCCAGCACGCCGCCACTCAGTGCTCGCAAGCGGGCGAATGGCGCTATCGCTTGTGCGTCACCGAACCCGGACACGGGTTCTGGCCCGAGACGTTGGCTCGTTATCAGACTTGGCCTCAGGCCGAAGGTGACCTTGGCCATCGGATGGCGCAGGCCATTGGCCAGGCTCTGGGACAGGGCTGGCGATGGGTGGTGGTGATTGGCAGCGATTGCCCTGAATTGGATCGTGAGTGTATTCGGGCGGCCCGGGACCAACTGGCAGCGCATGATCTGGTGCTGGCGCCGGCCCACGATGGCGGCTATGCACTCATTGCCATGACCCGCCCGCTACCGGTCTTTGATGGCATTGATTGGGGCACGGAGCAGGTGTTGGCGCAAACCCTGGCATTGGCTGACCAGCGGGGGCTGTCTGTGGCCTTGTTACCCACGGTCAGCGACATCGACCGCCCCGAAGATCTGCCACTGCTTGGGCAATGGCCAGCATTGCGTCAATTTGTACGTTAA
- a CDS encoding TIGR04283 family arsenosugar biosynthesis glycosyltransferase — protein sequence MVEQPVLSLVIPTWDEGDSLLALLQSLQPLRTQGVEILVADGEGSDLARFAGLPLADHWLATKPGRAFQMQAAATIARGNTLAFVHVDTRVDLALFQLLLTAPDGWGFFPVQLLPETSAMRLVAWSMNLRSRLSGIGTGDQLLWVSRSRFWQVGGYPAQKLMEDIALCRKLKRTGAPVFLPGRVGSSARRWQQRGWLRTIVLMWTLRARYWLGADPDHLARIYYPEHKQLNE from the coding sequence TTGGTTGAGCAACCGGTCTTAAGCCTGGTTATTCCCACCTGGGATGAGGGCGATTCTCTGCTCGCGCTGTTACAGAGCTTACAGCCCTTGCGCACGCAAGGCGTTGAAATCCTGGTGGCTGATGGCGAAGGCAGCGATCTGGCGCGATTTGCCGGCTTACCGCTGGCCGATCACTGGCTCGCCACCAAACCGGGCCGCGCCTTCCAAATGCAAGCCGCGGCAACCATTGCCCGCGGCAACACTCTGGCGTTTGTGCACGTGGACACCCGGGTCGATCTGGCGTTGTTCCAATTGTTGCTCACTGCGCCCGACGGCTGGGGGTTTTTTCCGGTGCAATTACTGCCCGAGACTTCCGCCATGCGACTGGTGGCCTGGAGTATGAATCTGCGTTCTCGCTTGAGCGGGATTGGTACCGGGGATCAACTGTTGTGGGTGAGCCGTTCCCGGTTCTGGCAAGTAGGGGGCTACCCCGCACAGAAATTGATGGAAGACATCGCCCTTTGTCGGAAACTCAAACGCACGGGCGCGCCGGTGTTTTTACCGGGCAGGGTGGGTAGTTCTGCAAGGCGCTGGCAACAGCGCGGCTGGTTGCGCACGATTGTGCTGATGTGGACGCTGCGAGCGCGCTATTGGCTGGGTGCAGACCCGGATCACCTGGCGCGTATTTACTACCCGGAACACAAGCAGCTCAATGAATAA
- a CDS encoding flavodoxin family protein codes for MDSDKARMAIEQKNILIVYHTQTGNTGQLARAAERGVQAEPGCAVQCLMAADASLDHLLWCHGVLLGTPENFGYMSGMLKDFFDRTYYPAEPYQLNKPYALFISAGNDGSGAAREVARIAKGYPLVPVAEPLICRGEITPQHLAEAEALGQAMAAGLALGIF; via the coding sequence TTGGACTCAGACAAAGCGCGCATGGCGATTGAACAGAAAAATATCCTAATCGTGTACCACACGCAAACCGGCAATACCGGACAGCTGGCCAGAGCAGCAGAACGAGGGGTGCAGGCGGAACCGGGCTGTGCGGTGCAATGCCTCATGGCCGCCGATGCCAGCCTTGATCACCTGCTGTGGTGCCATGGCGTACTACTGGGCACGCCGGAAAACTTCGGTTACATGAGCGGAATGCTGAAAGATTTTTTCGACCGCACCTATTACCCGGCGGAGCCCTACCAACTCAACAAACCCTATGCGCTGTTTATTTCGGCCGGTAACGACGGCTCCGGTGCTGCCCGCGAAGTCGCCCGCATTGCCAAAGGCTACCCGTTGGTGCCGGTGGCCGAGCCCTTGATCTGCCGTGGCGAAATTACTCCGCAGCACCTGGCAGAGGCCGAGGCACTGGGCCAAGCCATGGCTGCAGGTCTGGCCTTGGGTATTTTCTGA
- a CDS encoding putative bifunctional diguanylate cyclase/phosphodiesterase, whose amino-acid sequence MAEQPFSGISFRLAKVGVVLAFMLGLFMSTVQLYLDLKGNEAELENLVNRVIEVTTPPAARAVHTLDDDLSLEVVNGLLAYDFIYEVTISDELGSVLASGTEPRPASSTRWLTKFIAEDSKTYVARLTIPGYGESVAGSIQFTVDVDSALAPFFERSGLILGAGMLRNTLLVLLLFVAFHLMLTRPLIQIAREMADIDLDKPGSSRLSELPNHKHDEVGQLVGTTNKMLDLMELSLAKRRAVELALRRSEEHIRQIIDSLPVMVGARNREGQYIFANKALAKFVGRKTDEMQTCHVSELLPFYLNDVSRLLELDRRIIEGEVAGEMLEESFRGNDGKPVYLQTHIMPMEFYDERVALIVSTDITERKQAQFKMEHMAYHDSLTNLPNRVHLVERLEHEIRRAKRHGYHGALLFIDLDHFKTINDSLGHPVGDEVLIQVAARLQNAVREEDLVARLSGDEFVVVLTVLDADISAAALRAAEVADKIRQKISEPYLYDEMELRVSGSVGVVVYPDDNSSVHELIRFADTAMYQVKERGRDAIEFFNTDMADKVSQQLLMEGDLRRALQEDQFELYYQPKIDCKTGAVVGAEALLRWLHPEKGRISPADFIPVLESSGLIVEVGEWLLKEACKALGRWYKKGLWPANMKLSVNISPRQFRRKTFVEDVSRILHEHPIPDASLDMEITEGVVIQNMEETINTMVRLESLGVSFSLDDFGTGYSSISYLKSLPVSTLKIDRSFVRDIVEDQNDRVLVETIVTMGCLLGMDVVAEGVEEEAQLRLLVQYGCHSYQGFLTSPAVPIEEFEAFLIK is encoded by the coding sequence CTCGGTTTGTTCATGAGCACCGTTCAGCTGTATCTCGATCTCAAGGGCAATGAAGCCGAGCTGGAAAACTTGGTGAACAGGGTTATCGAGGTGACGACGCCGCCGGCTGCACGCGCGGTTCATACCCTGGATGATGATCTGTCTCTGGAAGTGGTCAACGGCCTGCTTGCCTATGACTTTATCTATGAGGTTACTATTTCCGATGAGCTGGGCAGTGTGCTCGCTTCGGGCACTGAACCCCGGCCGGCATCCTCCACCCGTTGGTTGACCAAATTCATTGCCGAAGACAGTAAAACCTACGTGGCGCGGCTGACCATTCCCGGTTATGGCGAAAGCGTGGCCGGCAGTATTCAGTTTACTGTCGATGTGGATTCTGCGCTGGCGCCTTTTTTTGAGCGCTCGGGCCTCATTCTGGGTGCAGGCATGTTGCGCAATACCTTGTTGGTGTTGCTGCTGTTTGTGGCATTTCATCTCATGCTTACCCGGCCATTGATTCAGATTGCCCGGGAAATGGCTGACATCGATCTGGACAAGCCCGGCAGCTCGCGCCTGAGTGAATTACCGAACCATAAGCACGACGAGGTCGGGCAATTGGTGGGCACCACCAATAAGATGCTCGATCTGATGGAGCTGTCGCTGGCCAAGCGCCGAGCCGTTGAGCTGGCGCTGCGTCGCAGTGAAGAACATATTCGACAGATCATCGACAGCTTGCCGGTGATGGTGGGAGCCCGCAACCGCGAGGGGCAGTATATTTTCGCCAATAAGGCGCTGGCCAAGTTCGTGGGCCGTAAAACCGATGAAATGCAAACCTGCCACGTAAGCGAACTGTTGCCGTTTTACCTCAATGATGTGTCCAGGCTATTGGAGTTGGACCGGCGCATCATCGAAGGCGAAGTGGCCGGTGAAATGCTGGAAGAAAGCTTCCGCGGTAACGATGGCAAACCGGTCTATTTGCAAACGCACATCATGCCCATGGAATTTTATGATGAGCGGGTAGCGTTGATTGTTTCCACCGATATCACCGAGCGCAAACAAGCCCAGTTCAAAATGGAGCACATGGCCTACCATGACTCCCTGACCAATTTACCCAACCGTGTCCATCTGGTGGAGCGGTTGGAGCACGAAATCCGCCGCGCCAAACGCCATGGCTATCATGGCGCTTTGTTGTTTATCGATCTGGACCATTTTAAAACCATCAACGATTCGCTCGGCCATCCGGTGGGTGACGAGGTGTTGATTCAAGTGGCTGCGCGATTGCAAAATGCCGTGCGCGAAGAGGATCTTGTGGCGCGCCTTTCCGGTGATGAATTCGTGGTGGTGCTGACGGTGCTTGACGCCGACATTTCGGCCGCCGCCCTGCGCGCGGCTGAGGTAGCCGATAAAATCCGTCAGAAAATTTCCGAGCCATACCTTTACGATGAAATGGAACTCCGCGTCAGTGGCAGCGTGGGGGTGGTGGTTTACCCGGACGATAACAGTAGCGTGCACGAACTGATCCGCTTCGCGGATACAGCTATGTATCAGGTGAAAGAGCGGGGCCGCGACGCCATCGAATTTTTCAATACCGATATGGCCGACAAGGTCAGTCAGCAACTCCTGATGGAAGGGGATTTGCGCCGGGCATTACAGGAAGATCAATTCGAACTCTATTACCAGCCCAAGATTGATTGTAAAACCGGTGCGGTTGTGGGCGCTGAAGCCTTGTTGCGTTGGTTGCATCCCGAGAAAGGGCGCATTTCGCCAGCCGATTTTATTCCTGTGCTCGAATCATCCGGGCTCATTGTGGAAGTGGGTGAGTGGCTGTTAAAAGAGGCCTGTAAGGCCCTTGGGCGCTGGTATAAAAAAGGCTTGTGGCCGGCCAACATGAAATTGTCGGTCAATATCAGCCCACGCCAATTCCGCCGTAAAACCTTTGTTGAAGATGTGAGCCGCATTTTGCATGAGCATCCCATTCCGGATGCCTCACTTGACATGGAAATTACCGAAGGCGTAGTGATCCAGAATATGGAGGAAACCATCAACACCATGGTGAGGTTAGAGTCCTTGGGTGTGAGTTTCTCTCTGGATGATTTTGGTACCGGCTATTCGTCCATCAGTTATCTCAAATCGCTGCCGGTTAGTACCTTAAAAATCGACCGCAGCTTTGTGCGCGATATTGTAGAAGACCAGAACGACCGGGTGCTGGTGGAAACCATTGTCACCATGGGGTGTTTGTTGGGCATGGATGTGGTGGCCGAAGGCGTGGAAGAGGAAGCCCAGTTGCGCCTGTTAGTGCAATACGGTTGCCATTCCTACCAGGGATTTCTTACCAGCCCGGCCGTGCCCATCGAAGAATTTGAAGCGTTTTTAATTAAATAG
- the arsS gene encoding arsenosugar biosynthesis radical SAM (seleno)protein ArsS (Some members of this family are selenoproteins.): MQDTTPLLRPTDFPAISRSALTLLQVNLGYLCNLSCTHCHVNAGPKRTELMDKDTLALVLEFVDQHQIQCVDMTGGAPEMNPHFRALVKALYERDVAMIDRCNLTILNEPVYEDMAEFLARHRVNVVASLPCYSEKNVEQQRGKGIFNSSINALKKLNALGYGRDPALKLDLVYNPNGAFLPPSQQMLERDYKQQLKDNFAIDFNQLLTITNMPISRFGAQLLAKDGFDQYMRLLKENFSEANLASLMCKSLISVDWQGFVYDCDFNQMLAMPMHNPAMIASSEQRLHLRDLLAADTEGWPIAIGEHCYGCTAGQGSSCGGALG, from the coding sequence ATGCAAGACACCACGCCATTGCTGCGGCCAACGGATTTCCCCGCCATATCCCGCTCTGCTCTGACTTTGCTTCAGGTCAATCTGGGCTATTTGTGTAACCTCAGTTGCACCCACTGCCATGTCAATGCCGGGCCCAAGCGCACCGAGCTGATGGATAAAGACACTCTGGCTCTGGTGCTCGAATTTGTGGATCAACACCAGATTCAATGTGTGGATATGACCGGCGGCGCACCGGAAATGAACCCCCATTTCCGTGCCTTGGTTAAAGCGCTGTATGAGCGCGATGTGGCCATGATTGACCGTTGTAACCTCACCATCCTGAATGAGCCTGTCTACGAAGACATGGCTGAATTCCTCGCCCGGCACCGGGTCAATGTGGTGGCATCGCTGCCGTGTTACTCGGAAAAAAACGTCGAACAGCAGCGTGGTAAAGGTATTTTCAATAGCTCCATCAACGCCTTGAAAAAATTGAATGCCTTGGGTTACGGCCGTGACCCTGCGTTGAAACTCGATTTGGTCTACAACCCTAACGGCGCTTTTTTGCCGCCGTCTCAACAAATGCTGGAGCGCGATTACAAACAGCAGTTGAAAGACAATTTTGCTATTGATTTCAATCAGCTGCTCACCATTACCAATATGCCGATAAGTCGTTTTGGTGCGCAATTATTGGCCAAAGACGGTTTTGATCAATACATGCGTTTGCTCAAAGAAAATTTTTCCGAGGCAAACCTGGCCTCACTCATGTGCAAATCACTGATCAGTGTGGATTGGCAGGGTTTTGTTTACGATTGTGATTTCAACCAGATGCTGGCTATGCCGATGCACAATCCCGCGATGATCGCATCCAGCGAACAGCGATTGCATCTGCGCGATTTGTTGGCAGCGGATACTGAAGGTTGGCCCATTGCCATTGGTGAACACTGTTATGGTTGCACTGCCGGCCAGGGTTCCAGTTGCGGGGGCGCGCTTGGTTGA